The window tgtactttgtgtaacacatgtacatgtacttAGTCACTCTACAAATTCAAGGTACTTGTACCCTGCttgagtattttctttttatggaACTTTATACTTCTATCTCAATACATCTCAAAGACAAATATTGCATGTATTACAacacatttgtctgacagctttagttactcACTTTTCAGATTAAAACTTTCCATACCCTTCTTGTCTGTAGCTGTAAAATTCATTGTGacaaagctgaaaaacaggctgtttttctAAATCCATGAACAGCTGACATTTTAGAGATACACGGTTCTCACAGGACAGCCATAAAAATATGATGTTCTTACAcaatatgatgcattgctgtaTAGTACACTATCCACCAGTATAGAGTAAAAAGTAGCTCAGCCTTAAACATGTACAGCACCAAGCCTCAACATACGATTTAATAATATCAGTAGCAGTAATATCAATTGAAAAACATCAGCTATAACagcaaaataagacattttactgcacaatgaGTACTTAAATGTTTGATACTTAAAGTGAACTGTGAACTTAAGAGAACTCTGCTTGTATAGCTTactcataaaacatttgaataCTTCACCACTGCTATCTTCAAGTTCAGTTAGTGAACATttagaaacatgaaacaataaaataaaacaaaaaatgtttttattttggctggTTAACAGGCAGACAAGTAAGAGACAACTAACATATTCTGCCAATATTATATTTTGAAATGCACACAGTGCTCTAAACATTCACATGCCACCTGCTGCACCTCGCCATGCACCTCTTTTATGTCCTCCATGCCAAGCACCACCCCTCTGGGCACACCTCTTCCCTGTGCCACTCCTTCCACCTCTGAAGGACTCAGCACCCGGTTCCACACCCTGAACCCTGCCATCTGCCCAGCAAAACCCTCTGCAGGGTCAAACCCTCCACCAACAGCATCTTGCTCCTGACCCAGTATCACTGATCCACCTCCGGGAATCTCCCAACCCTTTCTGAAGTTGGAGCCTGCGGACGTGAGATGCCAGTCACTGTAGTGCCAGAAACGGCCCTGGATGGATGACCAGACAAAGCAGAAGTGGTGCCAGCGAGTGTCCAGGAGCAACGAAGCAGGGAGACGGCGATAGGCAGGGTCACCAATGACAAAGTccagggagagggaggaagaggaggacgcAGATGAGGCAGAGGAGTGGCGTCCATACAGAACTAACTGGTTGTCATTGTCATCTGTGGCATAAGAGAGCAGGGTGCCGACTTGTGATGCCTCCACACggagccacaaacacacagagagttcAGGAAGGTCAGGGAGAGTCAGGGAGAAAGCGACGTAGTTATCTGCTGAGGCCGAGGGGAAGACCAACATGGAGTCCACATTACAAACTGtatagaggaagagagaaggtaTATTCAGTGTAAAtctcattgttgttttttataatttctttaaaaattcgTATTAAGTATTAGATGTTCTGGTGGGCAGATTCTATTAGGCAGGCTAGCTGTTTACTCCTGTTCTTTATTTCAAGTTAAACTAACCTACTGCTAACCTGCCACGGACTAATATCTAATGAACATTTACTAATGATTAATGAATTCAAGATCACACATACCAAACCATAGCAAACCAAACCCTTAGTAGGCATTCTAACTTTTACTTACTGGTTGCATCCTTTTTGGGGACTGGTCTTGCAGGGATTTTGTGCCTCACAGGGAGCCCTAGGAGGTTGTGGATCACTGAAGACTCCACTTTTGTgttactttctccctcctctcctccaggcCAACCACTCACCCTGGGCTGATAAGACTCAGACTCGAGCCAAGGGAGAGCACCTGAAGCCTGGGGCTGAGGAGCCTCTACGTGagtcctgctctgtctctctttggtGGGTTTGAGATGGGTCGCGATGGGTTGATGATGACTGGTGTTGTGTAACTGATGGTGTCTCTGACCATACAATTGAGACTGGGATTGTTGTTTGACCTCAGGCTGGATCTGGGCATGAGGATAAGGCACACTATGGAGAGATTGGAGCCGCTCCTCCTGGCCAGGGTAAGGCCTTGTCTGAGCCTGCACCTTGATCTGTGACTGGGGATGATAAAAGTCTGGCTGGGGCTGGAAATCTGTGGATCGGGCTTTAAGATTTGCATAAGGGATGTGCATCTGTGGATGAGATTCTGGCTGAGGTCTTGACTCCTGGGTGTGATGTTTGGGGTGGTTTGGTGTTGCTTGGTGTTGTTGAGGTTGTAGGGGATTTCTGCTGTGAGCTGTTGCCTGTGAGTGATTATCATTCTGGGAATAGATGTTATCATCTGGTCTGGGTTGGGTATGTCCTTCCAGAATCCTTCTAGGCTTCCCTCCTCTATGTGTCTGGCTTCTCCCATAGTGTTCCTGAGGTGTGATGTTGGAGTTGTGGGGCTCTCCTGTTCTCCACAATCCtctgctttttcctcttccatTTAACTGCAGGAACTCACTGAGCCGGCCCTCCAGCTGGGTCACACGCAACGCCTGGTTTTTTAAGGATTCCTGCAAGCCTTTCAGCCCTATGAGCAGCTCATCACGCTGGACCTGAAGGGCAGCCAACCTTTCCTCTTGGCTCTGGAGTTCCAGGGTAAGGTTGAAGAAGTCTGGACTGGGATCAGGCTTCTGTTTCTGAACATGGCGGCGGTTCTCCCTCATGTTCCTCTCCATCAAAGCCAGACGTCCCTCCATTCGCTTAATCTTCTTCTCAAGCTTCCTACTCCACTCTCTGGGATAATAATTAACATAAGAGCATATTTGTTAATAAGATAGTTCTTACTGTTGTGTTGAAAATGTGTCATGTCATAAATCAGGCCTGTTCCAGTTGTACTAACCTTAGACTAACCTCAGGCAAGATGGATGTTTGTAATGATGTTCAAAATCATGCAGTATTATCCAATTAACAAAACTGACCtggaaaatatttcaacatatgGAAAGACgtatacactgtatagacaaaagtatccagttACACCTTTTTATGGGCCTGTTTTTCAGAGTTGAAGTAGGCCACTTCctccaatgaagggaaatcttaatgtttcagcatatcaagacattttggacaatgctatgcttccaactttgtgccaacagtgtGGGGAAGGCCCATTTCTAtagcagcatgactgtgccccagtgcacaaagaaaggtccataaagacatacatagatgagtctggtgtggaagaacttgactggcccacacagagccctgacctcaaccccatccagcacctttgggatgagctgaAATGGTAATTGCGAGCTTTTGTCCAAACAAAGTTCATACACCTATTTTCCATCACTCATAATATTTATTATGGTagataaaataatatatttcatAATGTATGAAAAGCATGTAAGTGGTTAGTTCTGAAATTTATTGGCAttgtaatttttcatttatatataaGATTTGCATAGTAATAATATATTTCTGTTGCATATGAATAAGAAAGGTATATAGTCAGATaatgattatttattattttctaaccCTACTAAAATGCTTACTGAATCCCAAATTCCAAGTATGCATTTGcatatttcatttaatatttaattttgatcTAATCTAATTCCTGTCATTTTCTGAGCTGAACTACAGTCAACTGGACTTACCTATTTCAAATTGTGCTTTTTACCTCTTCTCCAGTCTACTTTCTACTTTTCAAGGTGCCTTTACTTTCCAAATACAACCAGTAGGAATTTATCTAAGAGCTCATATAAGCTCATATATTTTTTACACTAAACCCTCAGTATTTTATATCCAAGGCTCTAACCTGAGACCATCTATCTCCTGTGTTGTGCTCTCCTTGAGATGTTCGAGATTCTGCGACATGTGATGCCAGTGGTCACTCAGGGCCTGAATATGGCTTCCCAGCTCCCCCGAGAAGCTTCTGTTCTGGTTCAAGGCCAGCCTGTCCAAACGGGCCTGGGTCAGTTCCTGGAACTGCTGGAACtaacagaaaaaatgtgttgtcACAAGCAGTTCTGCAATTGCTTGGTATCTGACTGGAAGGTCAGGAAAATACGTAAAACctacagaggaagaaaaaacacatattgCATGTTTGTGATGACTTTTCCTCTTGAATAATCATCACTGATGCAAGGAGCTTTTGAGTATTTCAAGTGCCAGCGATAAGGGGATTAAAGCTAAAGTGTGTAACATATGTATGACTTGTAAAACCTGagttttatatgtttttgaGACTAATTGTTTATTACTGTCAAAAGCCTGACATAAAACAccttacaaatacattttaaaaatgtaatcaatgGGTAGACgaaacacatcaaaacatatATGGAGTCAGAAACTGCAGAGATGGCAGCTATTCCTACTCAGCTAATGCTGGGACCTTTTTGGCAGGATTAGCATTAGTTTATCTGttactttttttctcatttgtgcATTGCAATGATTTAAGATTTAGCTACTGTCTTATCAATGTGCcgtaaaaacaacaattataaAGATGCTGGATCAGCAAAACTGATTTtcaatcacagaaaacaagaagcCTCATCACCTCATCCAGCCTTAAGTAATCACTGTTTGATTTTGGCTGACTGATGTTGATTTTAGtcctttttacattttacatactTTCCCTCACCAAACATACATGTATCTATGGTATAACAAATAGGGTTTATATCCATAGATCCCAGAGTTAATGAAGACTTGATAGTGGCCTGTATCCCAACAGTTAGGCTAGCTgtcttgctgttgttttattgaaGTCCTGATGTGGCCAACATTTACACAGTTAAAGGAATTTGCTATGAAAAAATAGGCTACCGACATGATATAACAGCTTAACAAcgtaattaattaattaattaattaaaaagctgCTGTTAATGACACACAGGTACACAGATGTGCTCAGTCTGAGCTAAACCGACCTGCTCGTTGAGTCGTCGTAGTTTCTGGGACACAGGATCAACTCTCTGCATCTTTACAGGATGATTTTGTAGGAGAAGCATTTGGACCAGGATCAGGGACCAGTAGCCAAACCTGAGGCAGCCCATGGTGCAGCAGAGCTGGAACAAATGGAGAAGGGAGCCTGGGTCCTTGACTGGATGTCTGAAGGTGAAGGaaaaaatagaagaaagaagaaatacatAGTTGAAAAGGGCTGGTCTTgatacacactgtacacactaataaatgcacacactcagcacacagaagcacacCCACAAGATGGAACAAGAACACACTTTCCATTTTCCACAACATCGCTGGGGACCTCAGAGGAAATGCAGATGGTTTTAACAGGTAGTCAGCTTCTTTCTGCAACTCTTTCACTCCTgcatgaacaaaacacaaggaaaagagaaataaactgctcgaaacaattttaaaaaattgataTTGGTTATAACGTTAACAAGCCAAACACTAATACACATTTACATCAGTttagtgtgtgtgctttaatatttgtgtgcatgtttgtgtactTGGTAATCACGCAGCAGTAAATTTTATGATGTGTGGGCTGGTGGGGAGGCAACCTGTACTTTCCTATTGGCCTTGACTCAGCTGCCAGGAgatctgtctctctgcttcttctgctttctctttggCTGTCCCAATCAAGGAATCATTGTGCTGATCCCTTCCTTCTGCTTTCTGTGCATGAGCGAGTTGCAACATTAGGGTTTTTTCTTTACTAGGGACTTTAATTTTCATTCTTGTCTCCAATAATctgactaaaatgttttttcaaagtCAGTGTTGGTTCATTTGAATCTGTCAGTAGACAGTATTTTAAGTCAGCAATCTGTGACAGTTCTTATTCTATAAATGTAAGATGAGACTAAAATGCTCCAACTCATAATTTTGAGTTGCAGTCTAATGTATTTAACTTTTCAGTGTTACCACAAGTTCAACTCAGTTTCACAGTGGGAAAGTTCAGGGTGAACTTCAGCTTTtagtttccttttctctttgacCACTTGACATGCGGTCAGCCTCGGTCAGTTTCAGTCTGTCAGCCTGAAATCCTTCACTCCCTCTAAAGAGGAGGATCAAGTTCATCACTTGAAGAGAGTAGAAATTATCCAAGAGATGATCGCCTTCATTGGAAGCTTCACTGGAGcttgatggatttttttctcttgcaggATTTTTTAGAGGGCAGCCGTTTTTGACTTTAATAGTATTTCATCCCTCTGCGAGGACAGCAAACATATCAGATCCAGCAACACATCATAAATCAGATACCTGTGACAAAAGCTCCTGCTGCAGTCATGGGTGAAGAGACTCCCCTGCTCAACAAAAGACCAGCATCACCTGAATCCAAGGTTGGAAATATTTAACTTGCTTTAACTTATTTTTAAACCTCAATTGCTCACAGTTTTGCTCTGTGATTGACTGAATTATTGATTTAAGATGCACATGAAAGATAAATTCCTCTCATTCATTTAAGGATTACTGTTTAACTTGTGTGAGGAAGTAGGACTGTAGTGCTCATTTTGCTCTTAGATTAGTTAAACAGTTTCACATGTGAAATGTCTGGTAACTAATGAAATTTTGCATAATGCAAGCATTTTCAGCTGGGGAGAAGGAAGATGAGCAGTTCGATGTTGTTGCTCAGTTAGTCATGGAATTCATGGCATAATAGTCCAACTTAGAATAGACGAGAACTAGTTTGCTTTGTGCAGACTGATTAGATCTGATCAAAGAGTTTGGGAACATGAGGAGGCAGACTCAAGGAGACCTTCAAAGACGTAAAAGTGATTTATTtgcaatcatcatcatcatcatcatacatcATCTTTTTCCAAAGAAACTAATTCTAAGATAACATTAAACCTATAGTGTTCTGAAccccactgatgatgtcacataAAAGCAGGAAGTGTTTGATTGACCCTCTAAAAGTCTTGGGAATGTATTATGAGTAGTAGTAGACGTGCAGAAAAAGcaatctgacagaaaacagaaatgaaaagtgatGTGCAGGCAGTTTAAATCTTGCAGAATGTATTGTGACTGAACGTGCCTAAGTCAATTCTGTAAGTGCAGCAGGAACAACTATGACAGAAAGTATCTCCTGTATGTACACTGTCCATCATGTGAGTTTTAATGCGTTCACGTCATTCCACCCCAGGCTAACAACTCCAGACTGTTCCTCGCCGTCTTCTCGGCTGTTCTGGGAAACTTCAGTTTTGGTTACTCCCTGGTCTACTCATCTCCCGTCTTGCCAAAGCTCAAAAGCCCCGATGCCGACCCCGGGCTCAGGATGGACACAGAGCAGGCTGCCTGGTTCGGCTCGATCTACACACTGGGAGCGGCGGCTGGGGGGCTGGGTGCCATGCTGCTCAATGACATGATTGGACGGAAACTGAGCATCATGGTGTCAGCAGTGCCGTCGTCTATTGGGTGAGTCTCAGCAACAACATACAGCCGCCATTCCTGTCATTCATCTACATGAATGACAGGTCAGCTTTCATTTATACACAGAATAAATGACCACTTTGGAACTCTGGAGGACatctgtagcccctgctgctatCCCACCCCACCCAAccacccctcaccccccacTCCccgtacaaacacacatcaccctccctctcccttccctgaCAATCACCCACGGAACATTGCACTatgcagccatcttgcacagAAACTTCGCACTACTCTTTCATTTGCACACTACTCTTCTCATTTGCACATTACGGCTGTACATctgtaaaaaacagaaactggttTTCAAAAGGATGAAATTCATTAATGGTTCTTCAGTGCATACCTTTGTTGTACATTCTCTCTGTTCTGAATGAAGGGACATATATGTTGTTATACTCACAGACGTGTGATGATGTGTGAGTCTGCATAttctttctgtttgtatgtgtaggTACATGCTGCTTGGAGGGGCTGTGAACCTGTGGATGCTTCACGTGGGCCGTTTCCTCACAGGGGTTGCTGGGGGGATGACAGCAGCTTCCATTCCTGTAGGTTACCATGgttacaaaatcttttttttgaTACGAGGctttgttttacaaaacacagtttataGCCCTTTTTTAATCACAGAGTTAATGTGGCAACAATTAATGAAATAGTCAAGATGtttgatttgaatgtttttactCTCTTGGATTTTTTACCTGAATTCATactgcatgtgttcatgtgagtatgtatgtgtgtctgtgtgtttatgtcacAGGTTTACATTTCAGAGATCTCCCACAAATCAGTGAGAGGGGCTCTGGGATCGTGCCCCCagatcactgctgtgtttgggaCCCTATCCCTTTACGCTCTCAGtaagaacaaataaatactgCTGCATAAATACTAACGTACAATGTCTTTTTTGAACACATTTAGTTGAAACTGTTGTTGAGCAGTTGTAGCTGACGATTCATGACATGTACCCTGCATTTTGAGCttaattttccatttgttgGTGTCTTTTTGTTATTCTGGCTGGTTACTAGCTTAATGTGGATAACACTGGATAATGTGGTATTGAATGAGGAGTTGTATACTTACATTATACCAAATGTTTCCAGCAGTGCTCACAAATCCTAAATTTTGAACAGAAGACCTAAATTTTGGTCTTCTGTTGCTATAACTTTagtgagagagtgaggaaggaaatcAGCATATATTAACAAAACATGATGCGAATAAAAACCCAAATATGACCTCCTCTGTGAACATGTGAACATTCTGCCTGAGTCTCATCAGGTAGCATTTGAATGGCTGCGTGATGCATCTAAGAGATAACAACAACAGTGCCTTGTTCACCTGCCCGCACGTGAggaaatattttcaacatttgtaGAGGAGCAAATTTACCTTAACAGCAGCCTCCACAGAACTGAATGTAATGTAGCCATGAGACAGGGTGGCACGCTGTGCTATCATAATCTCAATATCACATATGACGTACAGGTCTGGTGGTACCGTGGCGGTGGCTGGCAGTGGCAGGGGAGCTGCCAGCTCTGCTGATGGTTGTGCTGCTGGTATTCATGCCCAGCTCCCCCAGGAGACTCCTCTCTCTgggcagagagcagcaggctgAGAAGGCCCTCCGCTGGCTGAGGGGGAAACACTATGACACACACACCGAGCTCCTGGCCATCCAGGTAGGGGGCATAACTTTCATAATGTGTTTCTAATAACTTAAAGCGGCAGACAACTGGGGTAAAAAGAGATAATCTAAACTGACACAATAAGTTTAAAGAATGAGTTAGATGAGGTTTAATGTTGGTATAAACACATACATTGACCTCagtgatatatatatgtacatataaatCAGTACAAATGCCTATGgtgatgtttatgtttatgtttatgatgCTGTGTGACTCCCAATACAGCACAGCATCAGCACACAGTGTAGAGTGACATGGTCACAGCTGGCCACACCCATCTACTATCGTCCAATATTCATCTCAGTGGTGATGCGTTTCCTGCAGCAGATGACAGGTGTCACGCCCATCCTGGTTTACCTGGAGCCCATCTTTTCTCAAAGCCATGTCCCTCTGGAGCCCAAGTTGGTTATCtgttatttatacatttatcaATTTCTTTTCCTTATACTGTCTGTTtacatgatgatgatgcaaATTTAACTTACCTACCTATCATGTCACAAGCATTGTGCCAATCACCAACTACAATATCCAGGATGTCCCACCTATGGATCTATTCTTGTTCCATCTCTGTCAGGTATGATGCGGCCCTTGTAGGTGTGGTTCGCCTCTTTTCTGTTGTCATAGCAGCCTTTTTAATGGACAAGGCAGGACGCAAAGCCCTGCTTTACGTGTCGAGCATGCTGATGTTCCTGTCCAGTCTGACTCTGACCATGATCTCCCACACCACTGCCTGCCCTCCTGGCCCCACCGCTCCTAATATCACTATGAGTTTGGACTACGTCGCCCACAgtggaaacactgcagcaagCTTCATTCCTGTCATCAGCACCATGGTGTTTATATTCGGTGGGTGGTGaaagcatttcatttaattGAAAAGCCATGCTTTACATAATCACACCTTTGCTTTTGACAGATTTTCCCAGTACTTTGGTTCAACagaaaatacctgcaaaactaattacATTCCTTTCATTCtcagctgtactgtactgtttagTGTTATTAACGTCCGTGTTAGCTTACGAGCTTGGTAAACGTGCTaaatttgaatacaataaacaTTATACCTGTTCAGTATCAGCATGTTAACTGTGTCATTGTTAGCATAGACACAGAccagctagcatggctgtaaactcctatatattatattttacattGCCCAGGTACAAGCCAGCGGTAACGTTGTTGGCTTGATAAcctgtcaaaaatgtgtttttgtattcaaCAAAGCATGTGCTATTTGGTGCAAATTATGCTTTGTCTTGTCCCCACAAGTTAAGAACTCTTATGTCCTCaggtcattttgttttacttacctCTCGAACCATCGTTAACTGCTGCCTATTTACATGTCAATGCCGATGTCTTCATGCTCGTGAAAACTGgtattttgacttgtttaaATTGGTTTCAGTGATCATATTTCACTGAAATGGGAAAACTTATCAGACATTTCAGTGTGGTTATTTGGTGCCACTTACTAACAAATCAGTTTAGCTTCTATTTCAACAAAATGCACCAGTGTGATAAACCTCTCACAAAGTTGTGTGTCTTAGCATAACTCTTTGTGCTTTTATTCTACTGTCTACTTATTATGAGCTGCTTTGTCATCACATTGTTGGTTGTCACCTAGGATACGCCATGGGATGGGGTCCAATCACGTGGTTGCTGATGTCGGAGGTGCTGCCACTGGTTGCTAGGGGTGTGGCTTCgggtgtatgtgtgactgtCAGCTGGTTGACGGCCTTCATGCTCACACACGCCTTCACACACCTGGTGGACAAATATGGCTTGTACGTGCCCTACCTGTGTTTtatggtggtgtgtgtgctctgtctgCTGTTCAACGCCGTGTGCATCCCTGAGACTCGCGGTCGCTCACTGGAGGAAATTGAGAACTATTTCAGGACAGGACGTACGTTCACCATCGTCAGGAGTCATTCCACATTACAGTCGAGCTGAAGCCTAAAGGTCCCCTTTATCAAAGAATACGTTTTTCCAGTGGTGTACCTCTAAAACAGGCCtactgtctcctcctcctcccactgttACTTTTGACTTCAGGTTCTCAGCAATAGAATATGCAACTTGCATGTTGTGACAACAGTGATGAACATGACAGAACACCACAGATGGAGCCTGCTTTTTTCTCTTGCATGCAGCCATGGAGCTGGCACAGTGATACATCCCAACATGTCCAAAAGCAGTATGCACAGTGTACTACAACATGTGCAGACCTGTACCAACAGAGGAAGATTGTTTGTCAATTTCTTGTTGAGCTCTTCACAAACATCAATTTGAGTTTTGCATTTGATGGCGGTGGTTGCTGCCATGCCCAGTGGTTTTATATGTGGGGGTCTGGGGAGGTTCTGAGTGGTCCCCAGTAAAAACGGGAGTGCTTTATTTTCACTAGAAATTCatgaaaaagtttgagaacCACAGGCCTATTCTATTTGGCTGTCTGTCGGATTAGCTGTCCACACACTCCATACATATTGCACAAGCTACTGTGTTAGGACTGAATACCATTACACACAGTCTCCCTGTGTCTCTGGGCACAAAATGATTCATTCTgtacagcaggaaaaacaagttATTAGCTTATGAGCATCAATAGTGGGACGAACAAGAGACTGTCACTGACATAGTCTCATTAACATAAAACCTaagcaaaaagacaacacagcACTATCGAGTATGAGTTTCTGTGGGTGGTGCCAATTTTGTTGCAGGTTGggttaatattttgttttaaattatggCTTTTCAAAATGCAACAACTGAATGATTCAGATTTCTTTTAATCAGACTGTATATGCTACGCTGACTGACAATGGACTCCAAAACATCAGCTACATAATCTAAATACacagtatgtaaatatataaagcGAATAGATCATATAATAGTCTTATAAGTCAAACAAAGAGGTTGTCAGCTGTCTGAAGAAAACAGGTTCATCAGATTTTCTCTGCCTGAaaaaggagacaggaagtgatgtgtcGTCGGCACACACTGGTGACTCAGCGGGCCAGGTcacatgctgcagtgtgtgtgttctctcactGTCCTATGTTTGAGACTGACTCACAGCCAGCGATGTCTTCCCATCCTCCTAGTTCAGCATTGTGTAGCCTGATCACAGGCAAGAGAAAAGCTTCAAAACAGCAttagtgtgtgaatgtttaGTTTATAAAAGCCAAGACAATGCACTGGAACATGTACCATTTTCATGACAGGATATGTCACTCATTAGATTACGGGTCGTACAGTGTTATCACTCCAGCAGCTACAGTGgtgtttgtaaataaaaaatgatgtttCAGGGATCAAATGCataagcaacaaaacaacacgtGTCCTCTTGTTCTGCCATCAGCAGCTGGTTTCAGTTGGGTTAACTGGCCCatagtttttgctttttcagttctttacaCCTTTACACCATTTTGTCAAATCTTTTATCTACTATCTGCATGTGTGCTTCTATTTGTAATTGTCTTTGTGATTACTGATTTGTAATTTAGTTTTTCAATCAACAATCTGCCACTCATCTGTAGTAGCTGTCTGGACTTTTCATAGCAAACTATTGGGATATCTGTTGGGTATTTTAAGTTTTCTACCTTGACTATGTTGCATGTTTATTAGAGTAACTAATAAGaccaataaaataaaccatttaTTAGATAATACACTGTTTTGCCAAGTCCAATGGATAGACGTTGGCATTCTGTTGTCCTTGTCATCTGGAAACCATATTTCTGCTGGTTAAGCACGACACACTCCTGGAACAATTAGCTTATTTGCAGTAATGCCTGAAAGTGACAGCCGCCTAGACATAAATATTGCCATGGCAAATATGCTTCCCGTACTGTACCCTATGATTGTGTGCAATGCTATGCAGGTAATGTCACTCCAACAACTCATTTTCTCGTAAATCACATTTGTCCTTTCCTTAGTAAAACTTGTAAAACACACTGAGTTTGATGACTtattccttttttcatttttttagaGAATACAAGACTCTTAAGATAGTTAAGTTACGTAGTAGCACATTAAATTGatttatcttcttttctttatatttcaataattgaaaaatgctgaatattggatCCAGCAATCAATCAGACTGACAACTGGTTAACCCAAAGTACATtcatgtatataaatatatgtgtaATTTACTTTTACATGTCCTTTTGTTACTAAAATATATGACCTTTCTCAAGTAATGTTCATATGAGTGACATTCACTTttaccatatatatatatatatatatatatatatatatatatatatatatatatatatatatatatatatcattgcCTTCATTCAAGTGAGACTTTATACAACACCTTGTGTGAGACTTTATCTGAttcacataaaacatgaaagagACAGCAATAATGACTTAATTGTTGtatatgaaacaaaatgtggaTGCATTCGAATACAACAAGAGT of the Scatophagus argus isolate fScaArg1 chromosome 16, fScaArg1.pri, whole genome shotgun sequence genome contains:
- the slc2a6 gene encoding solute carrier family 2, facilitated glucose transporter member 6; the protein is MGEETPLLNKRPASPESKANNSRLFLAVFSAVLGNFSFGYSLVYSSPVLPKLKSPDADPGLRMDTEQAAWFGSIYTLGAAAGGLGAMLLNDMIGRKLSIMVSAVPSSIGYMLLGGAVNLWMLHVGRFLTGVAGGMTAASIPVYISEISHKSVRGALGSCPQITAVFGTLSLYALSLVVPWRWLAVAGELPALLMVVLLVFMPSSPRRLLSLGREQQAEKALRWLRGKHYDTHTELLAIQHSISTQCRVTWSQLATPIYYRPIFISVVMRFLQQMTGVTPILVYLEPIFSQSHVPLEPKYDAALVGVVRLFSVVIAAFLMDKAGRKALLYVSSMLMFLSSLTLTMISHTTACPPGPTAPNITMSLDYVAHSGNTAASFIPVISTMVFIFGYAMGWGPITWLLMSEVLPLVARGVASGVCVTVSWLTAFMLTHAFTHLVDKYGLYVPYLCFMVVCVLCLLFNAVCIPETRGRSLEEIENYFRTGRTFTIVRSHSTLQSS
- the LOC124073706 gene encoding pentraxin-4; this translates as MGCLRFGYWSLILVQMLLLQNHPVKMQRVDPVSQKLRRLNEQFQQFQELTQARLDRLALNQNRSFSGELGSHIQALSDHWHHMSQNLEHLKESTTQEIDGLREWSRKLEKKIKRMEGRLALMERNMRENRRHVQKQKPDPSPDFFNLTLELQSQEERLAALQVQRDELLIGLKGLQESLKNQALRVTQLEGRLSEFLQLNGRGKSRGLWRTGEPHNSNITPQEHYGRSQTHRGGKPRRILEGHTQPRPDDNIYSQNDNHSQATAHSRNPLQPQQHQATPNHPKHHTQESRPQPESHPQMHIPYANLKARSTDFQPQPDFYHPQSQIKVQAQTRPYPGQEERLQSLHSVPYPHAQIQPEVKQQSQSQLYGQRHHQLHNTSHHQPIATHLKPTKERQSRTHVEAPQPQASGALPWLESESYQPRVSGWPGGEEGESNTKVESSVIHNLLGLPVRHKIPARPVPKKDATICNVDSMLVFPSASADNYVAFSLTLPDLPELSVCLWLRVEASQVGTLLSYATDDNDNQLVLYGRHSSASSASSSSSLSLDFVIGDPAYRRLPASLLLDTRWHHFCFVWSSIQGRFWHYSDWHLTSAGSNFRKGWEIPGGGSVILGQEQDAVGGGFDPAEGFAGQMAGFRVWNRVLSPSEVEGVAQGRGVPRGVVLGMEDIKEVHGEVQQVACECLEHCVHFKI